A section of the Zymoseptoria tritici IPO323 chromosome 9, whole genome shotgun sequence genome encodes:
- a CDS encoding uncharacterized protein (Unknown function, Similar to hypothetical protein Gibberella zeae (GENE ID: 2786497 FG05302.1)) — translation MSSKPKPQWLFYAIASGGCAALNGVFAKLTTTQLTTTWATGISHLFGLKEASVVVEGLVRGFFFLMNLAFNAVMWGLFTRALTLATSTVRVSVINTSANFMLTAVLGAMIFREELPGLWWLGAALLVTGSVIIGRREEGKEVGAAGTAGAEPSVLANDGDTDYTDEPDAPPPSVGRDLSNGRRQGAYDESSNDFELMGPKAGQLGEDEVNR, via the exons ATGTCTTCAAAACCAAAGCCACAATGGCTCTTCTACGCCATCGCATCCGGTGGTTGCGCAGCACTCAATGGCGTCTTCGCCAAACTCACAACAACGCAATTGACTACGACATGGGCAACCGGAATCTCGCATCTCTTCGGCTTGAAAGAAGCAAGTGTCGTTGTAGAAGGTCTTGTTCGAGGC ttcttcttcctcatgAATCTCGCCTTCAACGCGGTCATGTGGGGACTCTTTACACGCGCTCTGACCCTCGCCACAAGCACGGTCCGAGTCAGCGTGATTAACACAAGTGCAAACTTCATGTTGACCGCTGTATTGGGAGCGATGATCTTTCGCGAGGAATTGCCAG GACTATGGTGGCTCGGCGCAGCACTGCTCGTCACAGGATCCGTCATCATCGGACGGAGAGAGGAAGGCAAAGAAGTCGGTGCAGCTGGAACGGCTGGTGCAGAGCCTAGTGTTCTGGCCAACGATGGGGATACGGACTACACGGATGAGCCAGATGCTCCGCCGCCCAGTGTGGGTAGAGACCTTTCGAATGGGAGACGGCAAGGAGCTTACGACGAGAGTAGCAACGACTTCGAGTTGATGGGTCCCAAGGCGGGTCAGctcggcgaagacgaggtaAATAGGTAA
- the MgHetC gene encoding HET-C domain-containing protein (conserved Het C protein, putative Heterokaryon incompatibility protein HetC), which yields MGSTTLLVFCLVGLVLFASPVAAFGAGNIASISNVEGHNWRHGDIEDLLTTVAFIRGHKWTSMMVKRAYFGNWLRDYSQAVDVGTLKGVPADTIRVLVWILAFMSFGYATEEFEVTAQRLGVYRPEEHIDNPKDYADNIDARQLDPRLRGPVQPIELAIDPNTGMKNYIANENLGIATSLGYIKWSFARSIHFGREYTSGARKGREEDLCEALRCLGQGLHCVEDFGAHTNYTELALREMGMHNVFPHVGAQSMVNLRGKQVFPLVTGTFGGVDFLHSVLGEASDTMISTEVNDSEVDQLNAALGQASATSKRSGGDPASAASPLTELLAKIPGTGSLIQEAVDLQAASDRQAADNERSGGGNRGMDDYSYDNDYSGSRAAAPGQTTFSAPPTIDAAAVIAKIYPILSFRDKVVRQISAIISKIPGLEKMIDTITEKVTLFVMGLLAPFIKPIIASASNALKQGSGVVIDSSANQQFLVWTDPTSSDPTHSMLSKDHFSNVLNGPAGQLAAEILQYVAPRVIYGWEHPEVPESEILDDIGRVFHHPAARDQNVEIHRKMFNVVEAWVQKRPDRGSKLNDILSSESVKAGKNH from the exons ATGGGATCCACCACTCTGCTAGTGTTCTGCCTGGTCGGACTTGTGCTCTTCGCATCGCCAGTGGCAGCGTTCGGAGCAGGCAACATCGCCTCGATCTCCAACGTAGAAGGGCACAACTGGCGCCATGGAGATATCGAAGATCTTCTCACGACCGTCGCCTTCATCCGCGGTCACAAATGGACAAGCATGATGGTCAAACGTGCATATTTTGGCAATTGGCTGCGTGACTATTCGCAAGCGGTAGATGTCGGCACACTGAAAGGCGTGCCAGCGGACACAATCCGTGTTCTAGTCTGGATCTTGGCTTTTATGTCCTTCGGATATG CCACTGAAGAGTTCGAAGTTACAGCTCAACGCCTTGGTGTGTACCGTCCCGAAGAACACATCGATAACCCAAAGGATTACGCGGATAATATCGATGCTCGACAACTTGACCCAAGGCTTAGAGGACCTGTGCAGCCAATTGAGCTAGCAATCGATCCGAACACTGGGATGAAGAACTACATCGCGAACGAAAATCTTGGTATTGCAACATCTCTCGGCTACATCAAGTGGAGTTTTGCACGTAGCATTCACTTTGGCAGAGAGTACACGAGCGGCGCGCGGAAGGGGCGCGAGGAGGACCTTTGCGAAGCTCTTCGATGTCTCGGCCAGGGCCTCCACTGTGTCGAGGATTTTGGCGCTCACACAAACTATACAGAGCTTGCCCTGCGCGAAATGGGCATGCACAATGTCTTTCCTCATGTTGGCGCCCAGTCCATGGTCAACCTCCGTGGAAAACAGGTCTTCCCGCTGGTGACGGGTACCTTTGGAGGTGTCG ACTTCCTTCACTCTGTTCTCGGCGAAGCCAGCGATACCATGATCTCTACCGAAGTGAACGACTCTGAAGTCGATCAGCTCAACGCAGCTCTTGGCCAGGCCTCAGCCACTTCGAAGAGGAGTGGTGGAGACCCAGCTTCTGCAGCATCCCCGCTGACGGAACTACTGGCGAAGATTCCGGGCACCGGCTCCTTGATCCAGGAGGCGGTCGATTTGCAGGCCGCATCTGATCGCCAGGCCGCAGATAATGAGCGTTCTGGTGGTGGTAACCGCGGGATGGACGACTACTCCTACGACAACGACTACAGCGGCTCTCGTGCTGCGGCTCCCGGACAGACTACGTTCTCTGCGCCTCCGACCATCGACGCAGCTGCCGTCATCGCTAAGATCTATcccatcctctccttccgCGACAAGGTCGTCCGCCAGATATCAGCGATCATCTCCAAAATCCCTGGTCTTGAGAAGATGATTGACACCATCACCGAAAAGGTTACTCTGTTCGTCATGGGTTTGCTCGCTCCCTTCATCAAGCCTATTATCGCCTCCGCTTCCAATGCCCTCAAGCAGGGTTCCGGCGTAGTCATCGATTCCTCGGCAAATCAGCAATTCTTGGTATGGACAGACCCCACGTCTTCCGATCCTACCCACAGTATGCTCTCAAAAGACCACTTCAGCAACGTCCTCAACGGTCCCGCCGGTCAACTCGCCGCCGAGATTTTACAATACGTCGCGCCTCGCGTCATCTACGGCTGGGAGCACCCAGAAGTACCGGAGAGCGAGATCCTCGACGACATTGGCCGAGTCTTCCACCATCCCGCCGCGCGCGACCAAAACGTCGAGATCCACCGCAAAATGTTCAACGTTGTCGAAGCATGGGTGCAAAAGCGGCCCGATCGCGGCTCGAAATTGAACGACATCCTATCCTCCGAGAGCGTCAAGGCGGGCAAGAATCAT
- a CDS encoding putative Syn8 snare (Shows similarity to SYN8 of C. albicans. Endosomal SNARE related to mammalian syntaxin 8.) produces MSTSTSTRQLLLLADHLKLSLLERQRAISLSLDSTKQDTHIVRSLTNLHEGIISLEAQQSNSADLSRLRTQYADLYAQYHGSAPPTSTIQQPNDSTLAPDFAAAQSKPLSAQSRNKGVRFRDDPDEEEDTVDIANRAALFNSASGGQPYRDEPEVPDQSNLDNQQIHAYHKNVLREQDEQLDSLGASIGRQRMLGIQMGNELDEQNVLLEDVEQGVDRHSHTLDGAQRRLGRIARKGKDNWNWITITILIIILILVIVVLK; encoded by the coding sequence ATGTCGACCTCAACTTCCAcccgccaactcctcctcctcgccgaccaCCTCAAGCTCTCTCTCCTCGAACGCCAACGCgccatctccctctccctcgactccACAAAACAAGACACCCACATCGTCCGTTCCCTCACAAATCTACACGAAGGCATCATCTCCCTCGAAGCTCAACAATCCAATtccgccgacctctcccgCCTCCGAACACAATATGCAGATCTGTACGCTCAATACCATGGCTCCGCGCCGCCGACCTCTACCATTCAACAACCCAACGACTCCACCCTAGCACCCGacttcgccgccgcacaATCGAAGCCATTATCAGCACAAAGTCGTAACAAAGGCGTACGCTTCCGCGACGATccagacgaggaagaagacactgTTGACATCGCCAATCGCGCCGCATTGTTCAACTCTGCCAGCGGAGGACAACCTTATCGAGACGAACCCGAAGTACCTGACCAGTCCAACCTCGACAACCAACAAATCCACGCCTATCACAAAAATGTCCTCCGTGAACAAGACGAGCAACTGGACTCATTGGGAGCGAGCATCGGACGACAACGAATGTTGGGTATACAAATGGGCAACGAACTGGACGAACAGAATGTCCTACTGGAAGACGTAGAGCAGGGCGTGGACCGACATAGTCATACGCTGGATGGCGCGCAGAGGAGGTTGGGCCGGATCGCGAGGAAAGGGAAGGATAATTGGAACTGGATCACGATCACGATTCTGATCATTATTTTGATCTTGGTGATTGTCGTATTGAAGTGA
- the MgSCP3 gene encoding serine carboxypeptidase (Peptidase, S28. HMMPfam hit to Peptidase S28, PF05577 S28), whose amino-acid sequence MATTDDIKIAEFPQLIDHGNPSLGTFQQKYYYQAASWKGPGSPIILFASGENNASDTSGLIVSEFGTYGVLAEQIGAAAIALEHRYYGDSSPFEALTTENLQYLTVKNVIKDLTYFAQNVDLPFVTPTGSSTAKDVPWVLVGGSYTGAIAAWTAVVDPGTFWTYYASSPLTEVINDFWQYYVPIQHGMPQNCSKDASALIDHMDDILLRGSKEDITALKARFNFESLPYNDDFMNALAMALLSWQGHNLYAESDDFDDNHVFFGWCDHIENAVGQPGKAGPNGVGVELALDGYAKWWNTFGVEYWRSYIACPPEYSDAACADSRDPSSYYFTDKSVGSAINLQYLWLLCNEPLGFWQTGAPVGRPSLVSRLTTAEYFTRQCKLLFPTGPHGETYAHGRTVENVNAWTSGWNNNNAKRLLHVSGEFDPWKEAGVSSDFRPGGPMISSKQVVVKVVPNGIHATDLLTKCGLANAGVQKVIDEVVQQLTEWVGEWYEEKGLKKPWAGGK is encoded by the exons ATGGCAACCACGGACGACATCAAAATCGCTGAATTCCCGCAGCTCATCGATCACGGCAATCCATCACTAGGCACATTTCAGCAAAAGTACTACTATCAAGCGGCCTCATGGAAAGGCCCTGGATCGCCCATTATACTCTTCGCGAGCGGCGAGAACAACGCATCGGACACTTCGGGCCTCATCGTCTCTGAATTCGGGACGTATGGTGTCTTGGCCGAACAGATCGGTGCCGCTGCGATTGCCCTTGAACACCGC TACTATGGCGACTCCAGCCCTTTCGAAGCCCTCACGACCGAAAACCTCCAATACCTTACGGTGAAAAACGTGATCAAGGATCTCACCTACTTCGCACAGAATGTCGACCTTCCCTTCGTCACACCAACTGGTAGTAGCACCGCCAAAGATGTGCCGTGGGTCCTCGTAGGTGGTTCGTACACCGGTGCCATTGCCGCCTGGACCGCTGTCGTTGATCCTGGAACTTTCTGGACTTACTACGCTTCCAGCCCGCTCACGGAGGTCATCAACGATTTCTGGCAATACTATGTACCAATACAACATGGGATGCCACAGAACTGTAGCAAAGACGCCtcagcccttatagaccaCATGGACGACATTCTCCTCCGTGGCAGCAAAGAGGACATTACCGCCCTTAAAGCTCGCTTCAACTTCGAGTCGCTGCCCTACAACGACGACTTCATGAACGCTCTTGCGATGGCGCTCCTGTCCTGGCAGGGCCACAACCTTTATGCTGAGAgcgacgacttcgacgacaacCACGTCTTCTTCGGTTGGTGCGACCACATCGAAAACGCCGTCGGCCAACCCGGCAAGGCCGGACCAAACGGTGTCGGCGTCGAACTCGCGCTTGACGGTTACGCCAAGTGGTGGAACACATTCGGCGTCGAGTATTGGCGCTCATATATAGCGTGCCCTCCGGAATATAGCGATGCTGCTTGCGCGGATAGTCGCGACCCGTCTTCGTACTACTTCACCGACAAATCGGTGGGCAGCGCCATCAATCTTCAATATCTCTGGCTGCTCTGCAACGAGCCTTTGGGATTTTGGCAGACCGGCGCACCGGTAGGGAGACCTTCGCTCGTTTCCCGCCTGACCACGGCCGAGTACTTCACGCGACAGTGCAAGCTCCTCTTCCCAACTGGCCCGCACGGTGAAACATACGCTCATGGCCGCACTGTGGAGAATGTCAACGCCTGGACGAGCGGCTGGAACAATAACAATGCTAAGCGTCTGCTGCACGTGAGCGGCGAATTCGACCCGTGGAAAGAAGCTGGTGTGTCGTCGGACTTTCGCCCTGGTGGCCCCATGATCAGCTCGAAACAGGTGGTGGTCAAGGTTGTGCCTAATGGAATCCACGCTACTGATCTGCTCACCAAGTGTGGTCTTGCGAATGCGGGGGTGCAGAAAGTGATTGACGAGGTTGTGCAGCAGTTGACCGAGTGGGTGGGGGAGTGGTATGAGGAGAAAGGGCTGAAGAAGCCATGGGCAGGTGGGAAGTGA